The Hirundo rustica isolate bHirRus1 unplaced genomic scaffold, bHirRus1.pri.v3 scaffold_135_arrow_ctg1, whole genome shotgun sequence genome has a window encoding:
- the LOC120747656 gene encoding olfactory receptor 14I1-like isoform X2 — protein sequence MSNSSSISHFLLLPLADTRQLQLLHFCLFLGISLAALLANGLIISAVACSHLLHTPMFFFLLNLALTDLGSICTTVPKAMHNSLWDTRNISYSGCAAQPSQCFAGDRKELETHPWFDSCCTGLAQHQFFLSAFCLH from the exons atgtccaacagcagctccatcagccacttcctcctgctgccattggcagacacacggcagctgcagctcctgcacttctgcctcttcctgggcatctccctggctgccctcctggccaacggcctcatcatcagcgccgtagcctgcagccacctcctgcacacgcccatgttcttcttcctgctcaacctggccctcaccgacctgggctccatctgcaccactgtccccaaagccatgcacaattccctctgggacaccaggaacatctcctattcaggctgtgctgcacag CCCTCCCAGTGTTTTGCAGGGGACAGAAAGGAGCTGGAAACGCACCCCTGGTTTGACTCCTGCTGcacaggcctggcacagcatcaGTTCTTTCTCTCAGCGTTCTGCCTCCATTGA
- the LOC120747656 gene encoding olfactory receptor 1G1-like isoform X1 — protein MSNSSSISHFLLLPLADTRQLQLLHFCLFLGISLAALLANGLIISAVACSHLLHTPMFFFLLNLALTDLGSICTTVPKAMHNSLWDTRNISYSGCAAQIFRAVLRIPSEQGRHKAFSTCLPHLAVLSLFIITDTFVYLKPPSISSPAMDLMVSVLYSVVPPALNPLIYSLRNQQLKESLRKAMTGCFSVFLFSPNSPPSVLQGTERSWKRTPGLTPAAQAWHSISSFSQRSASIESLRVGKILGRDKARPVPQINQRDIPDCMTLVPV, from the exons atgtccaacagcagctccatcagccacttcctcctgctgccattggcagacacacggcagctgcagctcctgcacttctgcctcttcctgggcatctccctggctgccctcctggccaacggcctcatcatcagcgccgtagcctgcagccacctcctgcacacgcccatgttcttcttcctgctcaacctggccctcaccgacctgggctccatctgcaccactgtccccaaagccatgcacaattccctctgggacaccaggaacatctcctattcaggctgtgctgcacag atcttcagggctgtgctgaggatcccatctgagcagggacggcacaaagccttttccacctgtctccctcacctggctgtgctctccctgtTTATCATTACTGACACATTTGTCTacctgaagcccccctccatctcATCCCCAGCAATGGACCTCATGGTTTCAGTTCTGTACTcggtggtgcctccagccctgaaccccctcatctataGCCTCAGGAACCAGCAGCTCAAGGAATCTCTCAGGAAAGCCATGACTGGAtgcttttcagtctttttattttCGCCTAACAGCCCTCCCAGTGTTTTGCAGGGGACAGAAAGGAGCTGGAAACGCACCCCTGGTTTGACTCCTGCTGcacaggcctggcacagcatcaGTTCTTTCTCTCAGCGTTCTGCCTCCATTGAGAGCCTGCGAGTGGGTAAGATCCTGGGAAGGGACAAAGCCAGGCCAGTGCCCCAAATtaaccaaagggatattccagactgTATGACATTAGTTCCGGTGTAA